A single region of the Ictalurus punctatus breed USDA103 chromosome 26, Coco_2.0, whole genome shotgun sequence genome encodes:
- the n6amt1 gene encoding methyltransferase N6AMT1 isoform X3 — MYPTPLYSHAGHGPFSEVYEPAEDSFLLIDTLEKDADLLLRSKPVVCLEVGSGSGVVSAFLASVTGAGALYLCTDLNPAAAQCTAETSRCNNLDLQPVITDLTECLLPRLNGMVDVLLFNPPYVVTPSEEVGSHGIEASWAGGKRGREVMDRFFPMVLQLLSKQGLFYLVTVSDNNPEEILSLLGESGLRGEVCLSRQAGREKLFILRFSKSNITGL; from the exons ATGTACCCAACTCCTTTGTACTCCCATGCTGGTCATGGGCCTTTCTCAGAGGTATATGAACCAGCAGAAGATTCTTTCCTTTTGATTGATACCTTGGAGAAGGATGCTGATTTGTTGCTGCGAAGCAA ACCTGTTGTCTGCCTTGAGGTTGGCAGTGGCTCAGGTGTGGTCTCTGCTTTTTTGGCATCAGTAACTGGAGCTGGAGCATTATATCT CTGCACTGACTTGAACCCGGCAGCAGCTCAATGCACAGCAGAGACATCTCGCTGCAATAACCTGGACCTGCAGCCGGTTATAACCGACTTG ACTGAGTGTCTGCTGCCAAGATTGAATGGAATGGTGGATGTTCTTCTTTTCAACCCACCATATGTGGTTACCCCATCTGAGGAG GTGGGCAGTCATGGCATTGAGGCTTCCTGGGCAGGAGGAAAGAGAGGCAGGGAGGTGATGGACAGATTCTTCCCCATGGTTTTGCAGTTATTATCCAAGCAGGGCCTGTTCTACCTTGTTACGGTGTCCGATAACAATCCAG AAGAGATTCTGTCTCTGCTTGGTGAATCCGGCTTAAGAGGAGAGGTGTGTCTGTCTCGTCAGGCGGGGAGAGAAAAGTTGTTCATCCTGCGCTTCAGCAAGAGTAACATCACAGGACT